One window of Cetobacterium sp. 8H genomic DNA carries:
- a CDS encoding FAD-dependent oxidoreductase, which yields MKKVLIVGGVAGGASTATRLRRLDENLEIIMFEKGEYISFANCGLPYHIGDVIKNRESLILQTPEKIKKRFNIDVRNNSEVVSVDAVNRSVAVKKLNGEIYTESFDSLVLAPGAKPILPNIEGIVSDKIFTLRNIKDMDMIKESLKNKNIKNAVVIGGGYVGVETAENLKNLNIETTLIEASENILSPFDPEISNILEYEVINNGINLLLKERVIKFEERGNSIKIYLESGKTLESELVVLSIGVTPDTEFLKDSGLLLSEKGHIIVDEYLRTNFENIYALGDAILVNNLITDSQCFIPLAGPANRQGRIVANNIFGEKEKYSGSLGTAILKVFDLTAASTGINEKILKNSNISYQKIYLHPNNHANYYPGATPLTIKVVFNKENKKILGAQCIGRDGVDKFIDVIATSLHFKGTIDDLKELELAYAPPFLSAKSPANMIGFIGDNILNNRLNEIYIDDLKHYDSSKHFILDVREEIELVTGFFENSVNIPLSELRDRIGEIPKDKEIWTYCAVGLRGYLSERFLSQNGYNVKNISGGYKIQPKKTSIKKTVEQNEKILNQIDYLDLSGLSCPGPLVKIKENVDRLNEGEVFKAKVSDPGFYNDIQAWAKATNNKILSLKKDNVNIFVEILKGGSSKVIEDNEVIETKDGLTIVVFSGNLDKAIAAFIIANGALSMGKKVTIFFTFWGLSILKKKNINTDKNIIGKIFSFMLPKNSKSLPISKMNMFGAGPKMIRWIMDKKNIMSLEELMDEALKSGANLVACTMSMDVMGIKEEELIDKTSFGGVGQYLGEADKANKNLFI from the coding sequence ATGAAAAAAGTTTTGATTGTTGGAGGAGTAGCTGGAGGAGCTTCAACAGCTACTAGACTAAGACGTTTAGATGAGAATCTTGAAATAATTATGTTTGAAAAAGGAGAATATATATCTTTTGCTAATTGTGGATTACCGTATCATATAGGTGACGTTATTAAAAATAGAGAAAGTTTAATCCTTCAAACACCAGAAAAAATAAAAAAACGTTTCAACATAGATGTGAGAAATAATAGCGAAGTTGTATCAGTTGATGCTGTGAATAGAAGCGTTGCTGTTAAAAAATTAAATGGGGAAATATATACGGAGTCTTTTGACTCGCTTGTGCTTGCCCCAGGAGCAAAACCAATTTTGCCAAATATTGAGGGGATAGTTAGCGATAAGATTTTTACTTTAAGAAATATTAAAGATATGGATATGATTAAAGAGTCTTTAAAAAATAAAAATATAAAAAATGCCGTTGTCATTGGGGGTGGATATGTAGGAGTTGAAACAGCGGAAAATTTAAAAAATCTAAACATTGAAACCACTCTTATTGAAGCTAGTGAGAATATTCTTTCACCTTTTGATCCAGAAATTTCAAATATTTTAGAGTATGAAGTGATAAATAATGGGATAAACCTTCTTTTAAAAGAGAGAGTTATCAAATTTGAAGAGAGAGGAAATTCTATAAAAATTTATCTTGAATCGGGAAAAACTTTAGAAAGTGAATTAGTTGTTTTATCTATCGGTGTGACTCCTGATACTGAATTTTTAAAAGATTCTGGACTTCTTTTAAGTGAAAAAGGACATATAATTGTGGATGAGTATCTTAGAACAAACTTTGAAAATATTTATGCTCTTGGAGATGCGATATTGGTAAATAATTTAATTACAGACTCTCAATGCTTTATACCATTAGCAGGACCAGCTAATAGACAAGGGCGTATTGTAGCTAACAATATATTTGGAGAGAAAGAAAAATATTCTGGAAGTCTAGGAACAGCTATATTAAAAGTTTTTGATCTCACTGCAGCATCTACTGGAATTAATGAAAAAATTTTAAAAAATAGTAATATTTCATATCAAAAGATATATCTTCACCCGAATAATCATGCAAACTATTATCCAGGAGCTACACCTCTTACAATAAAAGTTGTGTTTAATAAAGAGAATAAGAAAATTTTAGGAGCTCAATGTATCGGGAGAGATGGAGTGGATAAATTCATTGATGTTATAGCCACTTCTTTACACTTTAAGGGAACTATAGATGATTTAAAAGAATTAGAGCTTGCGTATGCTCCACCATTTTTATCAGCTAAATCTCCTGCAAATATGATTGGATTTATAGGAGATAATATTTTAAATAATAGATTGAATGAGATTTATATAGATGATTTGAAGCACTATGATAGCTCTAAGCACTTTATTTTAGACGTCAGAGAGGAGATTGAATTAGTTACTGGGTTTTTTGAAAACAGTGTAAATATACCTCTTAGCGAGCTTAGAGATAGAATTGGTGAAATTCCTAAAGATAAAGAGATTTGGACATATTGTGCTGTTGGATTAAGAGGTTACTTATCTGAAAGATTTTTAAGTCAAAATGGATATAATGTAAAAAATATTTCTGGGGGATATAAAATCCAGCCAAAAAAAACCTCGATAAAAAAAACTGTTGAGCAAAATGAGAAAATTTTAAATCAAATCGATTATCTTGATTTATCTGGGCTATCATGTCCTGGACCTCTTGTAAAAATTAAAGAGAATGTTGATAGACTTAATGAAGGCGAAGTTTTTAAAGCAAAAGTTTCTGACCCTGGTTTTTATAATGATATTCAAGCTTGGGCCAAGGCTACAAATAATAAAATTTTATCTTTAAAAAAAGATAATGTGAATATATTTGTTGAAATTTTAAAAGGTGGTTCTTCTAAGGTTATAGAAGATAATGAGGTAATTGAAACAAAAGATGGGTTAACCATAGTTGTTTTTAGTGGGAATTTGGATAAGGCTATTGCAGCTTTTATAATAGCAAATGGAGCTTTAAGCATGGGAAAAAAAGTAACGATATTTTTTACATTTTGGGGACTGTCAATTTTAAAGAAAAAGAATATAAATACCGATAAAAATATTATAGGAAAAATATTTAGTTTTATGCTTCCTAAAAATAGTAAGTCTCTACCTATCTCAAAAATGAATATGTTTGGAGCAGGGCCTAAGATGATTAGATGGATTATGGATAAAAAGAATATTATGTCTTTAGAAGAGCTTATGGATGAAGCTTTAAAAAGTGGAGCTAATCTAGTTGCTTGTACTATGTCTATGGATGTTATGGGAATAAAAGAAGAAGAACTTATTGATAAAACCTCTTTCGGTGGAGTTGGACAGTATTTAGGAGAAGCAGATAAAGCTAATAAAAATCTATTTATATAA
- the blaOXA gene encoding class D beta-lactamase, with product MKKRFFYLLNIFWILSLQILALDFIENKEIEKIFQNNHVKGTFVMYDPQNNTFTGYNEKRAEERFYPASTFKIFNSLIGLNVGVVKNVDEPFYKYNGEKVFLKSWAQDSSLRYAIKVSQVPAYQLLAKKIGLKEMKEEINKLNFGNNQLGDKVDQFWLRGPLKISAIEQCQLLAKLGKGTLHYNENIQKQVQDITILENGTGWILHGKTGWATSNIEIPIGWFVGWIEKDNKIYSFAINLDMKDSKNLPKREELAKDSLKVLGII from the coding sequence ATGAAAAAAAGATTTTTTTATTTATTAAATATTTTCTGGATTTTATCTTTACAAATACTTGCATTAGATTTTATTGAAAATAAAGAGATTGAAAAAATATTCCAAAATAATCATGTCAAAGGAACATTTGTAATGTATGATCCTCAAAATAATACCTTTACAGGGTATAATGAAAAAAGAGCAGAAGAAAGATTTTATCCAGCATCTACATTTAAAATTTTTAACTCTTTAATAGGGTTAAATGTAGGTGTAGTAAAAAATGTCGATGAACCTTTTTATAAATATAATGGAGAAAAGGTATTTTTAAAAAGTTGGGCTCAAGACTCTAGTTTAAGATATGCTATAAAGGTTTCTCAAGTCCCTGCTTATCAGCTTTTAGCTAAAAAAATTGGACTCAAAGAAATGAAGGAAGAGATTAACAAATTAAATTTTGGAAATAATCAACTTGGTGATAAAGTTGATCAATTTTGGTTAAGAGGTCCATTAAAAATTAGTGCCATTGAGCAATGTCAACTATTAGCTAAATTAGGAAAAGGAACTCTTCATTACAATGAAAATATTCAAAAACAAGTTCAAGATATTACTATTCTAGAAAATGGAACTGGATGGATTTTGCATGGAAAAACTGGATGGGCTACATCAAATATTGAAATTCCTATTGGGTGGTTTGTTGGCTGGATAGAAAAAGACAATAAAATCTATAGTTTTGCAATAAATTTAGATATGAAAGATAGTAAAAATTTACCTAAAAGAGAAGAACTTGCCAAAGATTCTTTAAAAGTTTTAGGAATTATCTAA
- a CDS encoding PhnA protein — translation MAKGLDKYLERANIVSGFGKNLARRSKSKCELCEATGVKLSVFEVPPSKEDPNYDRCIFLCDDCIKLLGNIKKSKENDFRFLSGPMWSETPIVQATAIYILSDIKAKYSWADELLENAYLDEETKEILSTISFE, via the coding sequence TTGGCAAAAGGATTAGATAAATATTTAGAGAGAGCAAATATTGTCTCAGGATTTGGAAAAAATTTAGCAAGAAGATCTAAATCAAAATGTGAATTATGTGAGGCCACAGGAGTGAAGTTATCTGTATTTGAAGTTCCACCTTCAAAAGAAGATCCCAATTATGATAGATGTATATTTTTATGTGATGATTGTATAAAACTTCTAGGAAATATAAAAAAATCAAAAGAAAATGATTTTAGATTTTTGAGTGGTCCAATGTGGAGCGAAACTCCAATAGTACAAGCTACAGCTATCTATATATTGAGTGATATAAAAGCTAAATATTCTTGGGCGGATGAACTCTTAGAAAATGCATATCTTGATGAGGAAACTAAAGAAATTTTAAGCACTATATCTTTTGAGTAA
- a CDS encoding helix-turn-helix domain-containing protein, with product MKEINLGLKIKKFRIEKNLNLKELSEMIGSTSALLGQIEKGITNPSINTLKNISLALEIPLYKFFLGEDSKKSSIVRANERKIIKTPKEIGISYELLSPEPQTNIEFMLLTLEQNSKSSDKEIGHEGEEVAFILEGEVNLNLEGEIVTLYKGDSIKIDRLTKHSWENIQSEVAKVIFAITPPKF from the coding sequence TTGAAAGAGATTAATTTAGGATTAAAAATAAAAAAATTTAGAATTGAAAAAAATTTAAACTTGAAAGAGTTATCAGAAATGATAGGAAGTACTTCAGCTCTTTTAGGACAAATAGAAAAGGGAATAACAAATCCTTCTATAAATACATTAAAAAATATATCTTTAGCTTTAGAAATTCCATTGTACAAGTTTTTTCTAGGAGAAGATTCAAAAAAAAGCTCCATTGTTAGAGCAAATGAAAGGAAAATAATAAAAACTCCAAAAGAGATAGGAATTTCTTATGAGCTTTTGAGTCCAGAGCCTCAAACTAATATAGAGTTTATGTTATTGACTTTAGAACAAAACTCTAAATCTAGTGACAAAGAGATAGGTCATGAAGGTGAGGAAGTTGCTTTTATTTTAGAAGGAGAGGTAAATTTAAATTTAGAGGGTGAAATAGTTACATTATACAAGGGTGATAGCATAAAAATCGATAGATTAACAAAACATAGTTGGGAAAATATACAATCTGAAGTTGCTAAAGTTATCTTTGCTATAACACCTCCTAAATTTTAA
- a CDS encoding FAD-dependent oxidoreductase: MKIVVVGAVAAGTSVIAKARRNNEKVEIVAYTSGSDISYSGCGIPYYIGEDYIKRGNLTPRDAEWFESRFNMKLNINHKVLSVNPNLKTIEVLNEITGETFEDSYDKLVITTGARPRKIDFDNKNIFYIRDVETGDKLKKFIHETSPKKALIVGSGYIGLEMVENLIQRGIEVTVIEMNNSIGRLDPDISIYLEKYLEKKGVNLILGDSVKDISVDGKTITTNRGKSIKIDFIVAAIGVIPNVEFLEGSGIELGKSRAIKVNRYLETNLPDIYAAGDCATTYSLLTGEETYVPLGSTANKMGRILGDRITGGSLEFKGILGTSIFKIFDMVVASTGLDETEALEKGYSIEIIHNIKPNQTEYLEASREMVIKAIADRKTGKLLGVQILGENGVDKRIDVFATLLTFGATVDQLFHLDLAYAPPFSTTKDPVNYTGMILNNAINGKNKIITPKELNEKRDEFLIIDVRSKSQYEVAHIEDAINIPLETLRERIKELDKSKKIAVHCNKGVTGNMAQNILLNNGFDVSNISGGYSNYSIISKKS; this comes from the coding sequence ATGAAAATAGTTGTAGTGGGAGCCGTAGCAGCAGGGACATCAGTTATAGCTAAAGCTCGTAGAAATAATGAAAAAGTAGAGATTGTTGCTTATACATCTGGTTCAGATATTAGTTATTCCGGGTGTGGAATTCCATACTATATAGGTGAAGACTATATTAAAAGAGGGAATTTAACTCCTAGAGATGCCGAGTGGTTTGAAAGTCGTTTTAATATGAAATTAAATATAAACCATAAAGTTTTATCTGTAAATCCAAATTTAAAAACAATAGAGGTTTTAAATGAGATTACAGGAGAGACTTTTGAAGATTCTTATGATAAACTTGTTATTACAACTGGAGCTAGACCTAGAAAAATCGATTTTGACAATAAAAATATATTCTATATAAGAGATGTTGAAACAGGTGATAAGTTAAAAAAGTTTATTCATGAAACATCACCTAAAAAAGCTTTAATAGTTGGTTCTGGATATATTGGCCTTGAGATGGTCGAGAATTTAATTCAAAGAGGCATAGAAGTAACTGTTATTGAGATGAATAACTCTATAGGAAGATTAGATCCTGATATTAGTATCTATTTAGAAAAGTATCTAGAAAAAAAAGGAGTTAATTTAATACTGGGTGATAGCGTTAAAGATATCTCAGTAGATGGTAAAACTATTACTACTAACAGAGGTAAATCTATTAAAATAGATTTTATAGTAGCAGCGATTGGAGTAATTCCAAATGTTGAATTTTTAGAAGGTTCGGGGATAGAACTAGGAAAAAGTCGAGCTATAAAAGTGAATAGATATCTTGAAACTAATTTACCAGACATATATGCTGCTGGGGATTGTGCTACAACTTATTCACTTTTAACAGGAGAGGAAACATATGTTCCGTTAGGTTCTACAGCAAATAAGATGGGACGTATCTTAGGTGATAGAATAACTGGTGGAAGTTTAGAATTTAAGGGGATTTTAGGAACATCTATATTTAAAATATTTGATATGGTAGTTGCTAGTACTGGTTTAGATGAAACAGAAGCTTTAGAAAAAGGATACTCAATCGAGATAATTCATAATATAAAACCAAATCAGACAGAGTATTTAGAAGCATCTAGAGAAATGGTTATAAAGGCTATTGCTGATAGAAAAACTGGAAAGCTTTTAGGTGTTCAGATATTAGGGGAAAATGGCGTGGATAAAAGAATTGATGTTTTTGCAACTCTTTTAACGTTTGGAGCGACAGTAGATCAACTATTTCATTTAGATTTAGCATATGCACCTCCGTTTTCAACAACAAAAGATCCTGTGAATTATACAGGTATGATTTTAAATAATGCTATAAATGGAAAAAATAAAATTATAACTCCAAAAGAATTAAATGAAAAAAGAGATGAATTTTTAATTATAGATGTTAGAAGTAAATCTCAGTATGAAGTGGCTCACATAGAGGATGCTATAAATATACCTTTAGAAACTTTAAGAGAGAGAATAAAAGAGTTAGATAAAAGTAAAAAAATTGCAGTACATTGTAACAAAGGTGTTACAGGAAATATGGCACAGAATATTCTTTTAAATAATGGATTTGATGTTTCTAATATTTCTGGTGGATATTCTAACTACTCTATCATTTCTAAAAAATCATAA
- the arsB gene encoding ACR3 family arsenite efflux transporter, with product MGFFEKYLSIWVGICIILGVAIGIFAPVVPETLALFEYSNVSIPVAILIWLMIYPMMLKIDFTSIVNATKNTKGLAVTCVTNWLIKPFTMYVISVLFFKVIFKNLIPLNLADEYIVGAVLLGAAPCTAMVFVWSQLTKGNPAYTLVQVAVNDLILLIGFVPIVVLLLGINNVIVPYDTLILSVILFVVIPLILGVLSRHYVIKTKGINYFKEIFLKKFDKITIAGLLLTLTIIFSFQGRKIIDNPLDILLISIPLTIQTFFIFFFAYRWAKIWKLPHEIASPAGMIGASNFFELAVAVAISLFGLNSGATLATVVGVLVEVPVMLVLVNISNNTSRYFEENYKEEKVTEI from the coding sequence ATGGGATTTTTTGAAAAATATCTGTCGATTTGGGTAGGAATATGTATTATTTTAGGAGTAGCTATTGGAATATTTGCACCCGTAGTGCCAGAGACTTTAGCACTTTTTGAATATTCAAACGTCTCTATACCCGTAGCAATTTTAATTTGGTTAATGATCTACCCAATGATGTTAAAAATAGATTTTACATCTATTGTTAATGCAACTAAAAATACAAAAGGATTGGCAGTAACTTGTGTTACCAATTGGTTAATTAAGCCTTTTACAATGTATGTAATATCAGTATTATTCTTTAAAGTTATATTTAAGAATCTAATACCTCTTAATTTAGCTGATGAATATATTGTTGGAGCAGTACTTTTAGGAGCAGCCCCATGTACTGCAATGGTATTTGTTTGGAGCCAACTTACAAAAGGTAACCCCGCTTATACTCTAGTTCAGGTAGCAGTAAATGATCTTATTTTACTTATAGGATTTGTTCCAATAGTGGTATTATTATTAGGAATAAATAATGTTATTGTTCCCTATGACACTTTAATTCTTTCAGTTATATTATTTGTTGTTATTCCTTTAATTTTAGGAGTACTTTCAAGACACTATGTTATTAAGACTAAGGGAATAAATTATTTTAAAGAGATATTTCTTAAAAAATTTGATAAAATAACTATAGCTGGTTTACTTTTAACATTGACAATTATTTTCTCTTTCCAAGGAAGAAAAATAATTGATAATCCTTTAGATATTCTACTTATATCAATTCCACTAACTATCCAAACATTTTTTATATTTTTCTTTGCATATAGATGGGCTAAAATTTGGAAATTACCTCACGAAATAGCTTCTCCGGCAGGAATGATTGGAGCAAGTAACTTCTTTGAATTAGCTGTTGCTGTTGCTATATCTTTGTTTGGATTAAATTCAGGAGCTACTCTAGCAACGGTAGTTGGGGTTTTAGTTGAAGTTCCTGTTATGCTTGTGCTTGTTAACATATCTAATAACACGAGTAGATATTTTGAAGAAAATTATAAGGAAGAAAAAGTAACAGAAATTTAA
- a CDS encoding permease, with protein sequence MGFIEDFFLKMLWLNDMAGYLVSKIFNISLDTKLGGALQFFIYDTIKIFILLGVLIFGISYIQSFFPPERTKKLLGKFNGITGNTLAALLGTITPFCSCSSIPLFIGFTSAGLPIGVTFSFLISSPLVDIASLLLISSFFGFKIAFIYVIVGIILAVIGGVIIDKMNMTKYVESFVLNVQNVDVEIGEMNHRDRFLFAKNQVKDIFKKVWLPILIGVGAGALIHNVIPTKAIEVILGKDNHFAVLLATLVGVPMYADIFGTLPIAEALYLKGVGIGTILALMMSVTALSFPSMVMLSKVIKFKLLASYVGLVTTGILIIGYLFNFINI encoded by the coding sequence ATGGGATTTATTGAAGACTTTTTTTTAAAAATGTTATGGCTCAACGATATGGCTGGTTATTTAGTTTCAAAAATTTTTAACATATCTTTAGATACAAAGCTTGGAGGAGCTTTACAATTTTTTATCTATGATACAATTAAAATTTTTATTTTATTAGGAGTATTAATATTTGGAATTAGTTATATACAAAGTTTTTTCCCACCAGAAAGAACTAAAAAACTTTTAGGAAAATTTAACGGAATAACTGGAAATACTTTAGCAGCTCTTTTAGGAACAATTACACCATTTTGTTCATGTTCTAGCATCCCTTTATTTATAGGATTCACATCTGCTGGATTACCAATTGGAGTTACTTTTTCATTTTTGATATCATCACCCCTTGTTGATATTGCATCACTGCTCTTAATAAGTTCTTTCTTTGGATTTAAAATAGCTTTTATATATGTCATTGTAGGAATAATCCTTGCTGTTATAGGTGGAGTTATAATAGATAAAATGAATATGACAAAATATGTAGAATCTTTTGTTTTGAATGTACAAAATGTTGATGTTGAAATTGGTGAAATGAATCATAGAGATAGGTTTTTATTTGCTAAAAATCAAGTTAAAGATATTTTTAAAAAAGTTTGGCTACCTATTTTAATTGGAGTGGGAGCTGGAGCACTTATTCACAACGTTATACCAACAAAAGCAATTGAAGTGATTTTAGGTAAAGATAATCATTTTGCAGTTTTATTAGCAACCTTAGTAGGAGTTCCTATGTATGCCGATATATTTGGAACATTACCTATAGCCGAAGCTCTTTATTTAAAAGGGGTTGGAATTGGTACTATTTTAGCTTTAATGATGTCTGTTACAGCATTATCTTTTCCATCAATGGTTATGTTAAGTAAGGTTATAAAGTTTAAATTATTAGCTTCATATGTTGGATTGGTAACTACAGGAATTTTAATTATAGGATATTTATTTAATTTTATTAACATATAA
- a CDS encoding thioredoxin family protein → MEIKVLGGCCKSCDILLDYVNEVLVELDKKGSVEKITDFVEIAKLGVLKTPGIVIDGKVIFSGRMADKKEIKDILSKY, encoded by the coding sequence ATGGAAATTAAAGTATTAGGTGGATGTTGTAAAAGTTGTGATATATTACTAGACTATGTAAATGAGGTATTAGTTGAATTAGATAAGAAGGGAAGTGTTGAAAAAATAACTGATTTTGTTGAAATTGCAAAGTTAGGAGTTCTAAAAACTCCAGGAATAGTTATCGATGGTAAAGTTATATTTTCTGGACGTATGGCTGATAAAAAAGAAATTAAGGATATTCTATCTAAATATTAG
- a CDS encoding metalloregulator ArsR/SmtB family transcription factor, whose amino-acid sequence MEVLEILKSLGDLNRLRILKILKTFGQSCNCDLEEVLKLNQSNTSRHITKLKKDKLILCEKKGKWSYYNLNLEFLKKYEFITEILESLEESIFTEDQNNYIEFLKLKNHCPD is encoded by the coding sequence GTGGAAGTTTTAGAAATACTAAAATCTTTAGGAGATTTGAACAGATTACGAATATTAAAAATATTAAAAACATTTGGCCAATCTTGCAATTGTGATTTAGAAGAAGTTTTAAAACTAAATCAATCAAATACATCTAGACATATTACTAAATTAAAAAAAGATAAATTGATACTTTGTGAAAAAAAGGGAAAATGGTCTTACTATAATTTAAATTTAGAGTTTCTAAAAAAGTATGAATTTATTACTGAAATTTTAGAATCTCTAGAAGAATCAATTTTTACAGAGGATCAAAATAATTATATAGAATTTTTAAAACTTAAAAATCATTGTCCAGATTAA